Proteins found in one Chlamydia sp. 04-14 genomic segment:
- a CDS encoding L-threonylcarbamoyladenylate synthase — MSVTDPDFYLHQAADYLHRGKVIAFPTDTVYGLAVALNALNAEERIYSLKHRDRKKSLVVYVNTLEDIEKLSGYPLSSQAIKLAHEFLPGPLTLLVDHKNSRFSQEKLGFRILALPIIKRLIDLSGPLLGTSANISNCPPAIVADEVIEDFPNEDIFIIPGACSFGLESTVISTNPLKIYREGIISRHAIEEIMGERIEPCLACHTFSQHIKIYTVRDGEALREFLDRHPDFQGVICEDPQSSNFYPTLRKALKSSKPEAVFVYNQQTSLYPELISYLAPYTYTHTR, encoded by the coding sequence ATGTCCGTTACTGATCCAGATTTTTATTTGCACCAAGCTGCGGATTATTTACATCGAGGAAAGGTTATAGCCTTTCCTACAGATACTGTCTATGGTTTAGCCGTAGCATTAAATGCTCTAAATGCTGAAGAGCGTATTTATTCTCTAAAACATAGAGATAGAAAGAAGTCTTTAGTTGTCTATGTAAATACACTTGAGGATATTGAAAAACTATCAGGTTATCCTCTATCTTCACAGGCTATTAAACTGGCTCATGAGTTCCTCCCAGGACCTTTAACTTTGCTCGTAGATCATAAAAATTCTAGATTTTCTCAAGAGAAATTAGGCTTTAGGATTCTTGCTCTTCCTATAATAAAGAGATTAATCGATTTATCGGGTCCTTTACTTGGAACTTCTGCAAATATTTCCAATTGTCCTCCAGCAATAGTTGCTGATGAGGTTATTGAGGATTTTCCAAATGAAGATATTTTCATTATCCCCGGTGCATGTTCCTTTGGATTAGAATCAACCGTAATATCTACAAATCCGTTAAAGATATATCGTGAGGGAATAATCTCTCGTCACGCTATTGAAGAGATTATGGGAGAAAGAATAGAACCGTGTTTAGCTTGCCACACGTTTTCTCAACATATTAAAATTTACACTGTAAGAGATGGCGAAGCCTTAAGAGAGTTTCTTGATCGCCATCCTGATTTTCAAGGTGTCATTTGTGAAGATCCTCAATCATCTAACTTTTATCCTACATTAAGAAAAGCATTGAAATCTTCGAAACCAGAAGCTGTATTTGTCTATAATCAGCAGACATCTTTATATCCCGAACTCATCTCTTATCTAGCACCTTATACTTATACCCATACCAGGTGA